TATGAGGAAATAGCCTTGCGTGGTGGTGGTATACTAAATTCTGCTAAAAAACTGAATGAAACTAGTGAGGACGATTTGTACGAACAATCGAAAATACGTTTGGAAGAAGTGATGCAACAAGGTACAGGCGCGGTAGAAATTAAATCGGGATACGGTTTAACGGTAGATGCTGAACTGAAGATGCTACGCGTTATTAAACGATTACGACAAGAATACCCAATAGCCATAAAGGCGACTTTTTTAGGGGCGCATGCTTTTCCTGCAGAATATAAAGAAAATCATAGTGGTTACATTGATCTTATTGTTAATGAGATGTTGCCCAAAGTAGCAGAAGAACAATTGGCTGATTATATTGATGCTTTTTGCGAAACAGGCTATTTTTCTGTTGAAGAAACAGAGCGTATTATGGAAGCAGGCAAAAAGTATGGTTTACAAGCTAAAATTCATGTAAACCAGTTTACTGCTATAAACGGTATTGCTGCTTGTGTAAAGCATGATGCATTAAGTGTAGACCACCTAGAAATTGTAACTGATGAGGACATTGAGGTACTAAAAGGCACCAGAACGATGCCTGTGGCATTACCCACCTGTTCTTTTTTTATTAGTATACCCTACACGCCTGCCAGAAAAATGATAAATGCAGGTTTGCCACTTGCCTTGGCTACCGATTTTAACCCAGGTACTACGCCATCGGGCAACATGAATTTGGTGGTGGCTACTGCTTGTATAAAAATGAAAATGACACCCGAAGAGGCTATTAATGCTGCTACTATAAATGGTGCTTACGCCATGGGATTATCAGAAACCCATGGTAGTATTACTAGAGGTAAAAAAGCGAACTTAATAATTACCAAATCGCTATCGTCCTACTATCAGTTGCCATATGCATTTGGTAGTAACCTTATTGATACGGTTATTATAAATGGAAAAGTTATTAGATAAACAAGTATTATCTTAACGGAAGATTTCAAAGAATTTTCCGTTAAGATAAATTATGCGTAAAGATTATTTTAGGCCTAATTTTTTTCAAATCTTCTTGTGAAATTTTATGCCTAAATAAATTAAAATAATCTGTTTTGACCAAATAGTTCCTATTGGTTTTTGTATTGTAATAAACCCCAGCATATCCAGTGGAAATGACAATTTTACTATTTTTGTATCGAGTAAATAAATCAGAGGTTAATAACTCTCTTTTTAAATATTTAGCAAACGCATTAAGCTTCTGTTTATCATCATAGTTAAGTATTACTATTTTACTTTTATCTATTGAGCTTTTTACTTGAATTAACATTATATGCCAGTAGCTATCTATTTTTTTTATCGCGAAAATATCAGCTGGGGTTTGACTGCCTAAAGATTTTTTGCAAGAATATCCCTTAAGTGATTTTTTTATTTTTCTTGAAATGTAGTTTTCAGCATTATCTCCCGCTTCTCTATTATTAGTTGGGGGCGGACCATTCAATCCTTCAAACTTGTCTGAACGCCAACTATTCACAATTTCATCTACAAATAAATCAAAATTTTTCATGGCGATATTTTTTTACGTATAACCCTAAACTTTAATACAATTATACAAAATAGCTATCAATATTTAACAAAAAAGCCTGCAATATATTGCAGGCTTTTTTTATATATCTGTAAATAATATCTATCGTAATGTAAATGTTGAGCTGGCAACCATTTTATCGCCATCAAAAAGATTAACATAGTATATACCTTTCTCAAAATCTTTACCCGATAGTGTTTCGGTAACACGCATCGTTTCGTTCTGGTAAATAGCATTGGTAATAAAGCTATACGTTAGTGTATTGGTACCAAATGTTTCGGTTTGCTTATCGCCTAAAACATTATTTTTACCATCAATAACCTGTACATAATACATTTTATTGCCTGCTTGTGCTACCTCGTTTGCAGCTATGGTAAACGATATCTTAAGTACATCTACACGTCTTGCTTTTTCTGTAGCAACTAATTTACCTGAGCTTCTTTGTTTAAAAGGCTCAACTTTAAAATCAACAATAGTAAGCTTAGCAGCTTTCTCAACCGTTCTACTCAAGTTCTCGTTTTGGCTTACCAATGTATCATTGTATCGTCTCGATTCATCAAGTACAACCATAGTACTGTCACGCTCTGTAGTTAAAGTAGCATTTTGTTGTTTAAGTATTTCATTTTCGGCCAAAAGCTTATCCATCTCGCCTTTTAGCTTGTAGTATTGGTTTTTAAAGTTCTTTAGTGCAGCAGCATCACCCTTCCATTTTTTAACCTCCTCTATAAGATTTTCTATCTTAGCGCGCTCTGCTTCAAGTTCACCTTTAAGCTCTGTATTCTCAGCTACCTCAGAATCATACATTGCTTTAGCAGAATCCAAGTCAGCCAAAAATTGCTCCTTCTCACTAACATGTTCCTTCTCTGCCTGCTCACTATCACTACTCATTTTGTACATAACGGTTAAGCTACCTACAAGCAGTATGGCTAAAATTACAATTATAGCCTTTAAACTGGTGTTACTCTTTTGTTTTTCCATTTCAAATTTAATTTCAACAAATTTAAATATTACATTTAATTACAACATAGTTTTTAACGAAACTTTATTGGAAAATAGTATTTTTGAGACCTATAAAAATAACATGGAAACTATTATACAGCTTACAGCTACCGATGTAACAAAGTACACAGCACACCGTAGTGGCGAAATAAAATTTGGCGAGCGTATTATTACTGTACCTAAAGATGCCGATTTGTGGGATTTTGTACGCACCTGCGATGCCGATTTTGTACTGTTTGGCATTCCAGAAGATGTGGGTGTTAAAGCTAATTTTGGGCGTGTTGGTGCTTCCTCTGCATGGGAATCGGCATTAAAAAGTATTGTAAACGTACAGCATAATAAGTTTTGTAAGGGTAGCAAACTATTGCTACTAGGGCATCTTGATACAGCCGAAGCACTTGAAAAAGCTAGCAAACTTGACGTTGGTACTACCGAAGGCAGAAAAGCATTATCTGCAATTATACACGCCATAGATAAAGAAGTTTCACATATTATTTGCAACATAATTACAGCTGGTAAAATACCCATTATTATAGGCGGCGGTCATAATAATGCCTATGGTAATATTAAAGGTACAGCATTAGCAAAAGGCAAACCTATAAATGCTATTAATTTTGATGCGCATACCGATTTCAGAATTCTGGAAGGACGCCATAGTGGTAATGGTTTTTCGTATGCTTTTGAAGAAGGCTTTCTAAAAAAATACTTCATTTTCGGGCTACACGAAAACTACAACTCCAAAGGTGTATTAGAGCAGATAAAAAAACTCAACAATCGTGTAAAATATAATACGTATGAGCAAATTGCCATTCGTAAAGAAAAAAACTTTTCTGACGAAATGGGACATGCTCTGGGTTTTATAGAAGACGAAAGCTTTGGGATAGAGATAGACCTTGATGCGTTGCCTAATGTTGCTAGTAGTGCCATTACGCCATCAGGTTTCAGCATAGAAAAGGTACGCCAATTTTTACATTATTTTGGTAAAAACAGCAATGCCACATACTTACATATATGTGAGGGTGCGCCAGAGTTGGGCGAAGCAAAAAACAACCACGTAACAGGTAAACTTATAGCTTATTTAATTACCGATTTTATGAAATCGAAAGAATCGTAATACTACATTCAACAGCAACCACACTCCGCTATAAAACTACGTTGGTGTATACTTTAACTGCCATCAACAAAAACCACGCTTAAAATAAAAAGGCTACCTTTGTTGCGCTTGGCACGTAGTACTAAGCAGTTAACATACTCATTGATACATGAAATTTGAAGATCTTAATTTACTGAAAAATATACAGCACGCACTTGCTGACCAAGGTTATGAAGCCCCTACTCCAATACAAGCGCAAGCAATACCCATAATACTAGAGGATACTGACTTAGTAGGCTGTGCACAAACAGGTACAGGTAAAACAGCCGCTTTTGCCATACCCATATTAAACCAATTGCACCGTATAGTAGGCTCTGCCAAAAAAGTAAAATACATACGTACATTAATAATTACACCAACGCGCGAATTAGCATTGCAAATTGGCGAAAGTTTTGATACGTATGGTAAATACACCAACGTACGCCAATTAACCATATTTGGAGGGGTTAACCAAGTACCACAAACCGACCAACTTAAAAAAGGAGTTGATGTACTTATTGCAACACCTGGTAGGTTACTGGATTTATACAAACAAGGCTTTATAAACCTTGACCATTTACACCATTTGGTATTGGATGAAGCCGACCAAATGCTAGACATGGGTTTTATTCACGATGTAAAAAAAATAGTAAAACTAACACCCGATAATAGGCAAACGCTACTCTTTTCGGCTACTATGCCTATGGCAATACGCGAGCTTGCCGATACTTTTTTAACAAACCCGAAATATGTTTCGGTAACGCCTGTATCATCTACCGCCGAGCGTGTAAAACAGCAAATTTACTTTGTAGAGAAAAGCGATAAACGCAAATTATTATACCATTTAATTCGTAACGAAAACCTATCGAATGTACTAGTATTTACACGTACTAAACATGGTGCGGACAATGCTGTAAAAGCATTAAAAAAGAATGGTATTAATGCAGGTGCTATACACGGCGATAAATCGCAAAACGCACGGGTACGAATGCTAGATGCCTTTAAAAATAAGGAAATAGCGGTATTGGTAGCTACCGATATTGCAGCGCGTGGAATTGATATTGATAACTTACCGTACGTTATAAACTTTGATTTACCGAATATTCCTGAAACCTATGTACACCGAATTGGGCGTACAGGTAGAGCGGGTAACGAAGGAATTGCTATTTCATTTTGTAGTAAAGATGAATTACCCTATCTTAAAGATATAGAGAAACTTATACGATTAAAAATTAAGGTGATTGATGGGCATCCTTACCCTCATAAAGAGGAAACAGGTAAAAATGCAGAAGAACAAAAACCAGACAAAAGAAATACCAATAATCGTAACAATAGCTCTAAAAAATCAAATTCTCGAAAATCGACTACTTCTAAAAAGAATAAAAAACGATGGTACTAAACCATCGTTTTTTTATATCATTCAATAATGACTAATTTTTATTCTATGTTGTTGACAATAATCGCTGAAATAGAGCAGCTTCGTATGTCAACTCTTGGAGTTTTGCTTTCATAGCTTCTTCATCTTTCCATTGAATTACGTTTTTAATATAATTTTGATTTTTCTGTTGGAATGCTACAGAAACTTCACGCATTTCTTTTGTATCTAAAAAAGAACGAGAAGAAAGCAATAGGTTATAAAACCCCTTTATATTGGCTAAACTTTGTTTTAAGTCTATCTGCTCTTTTAAATAATAGCGTTTCAAATCATCATTTCCTTCACTAATTAGACGTTCATTGATAATTATAAGCCACGTATTTTTCAAATTAGCATCATAATCAGGCTCAGTAGTAATTATATCCTCACGATACATCGTATCAATTTCATTTAAACTGTATTTTGATTTTTCTGCTAAAACAGCATATATCAATTTATATTGTGGAATAGAGCCATCTTTTAATCTCTCAGAAGTTAGAGAAATACTTTTGTCATTAGTTTGAATACTTTCTTTTTCTTCAGAGCAACTTGTAAGCCATACTGCATTAAAGGTTAGCATAGCTATTAAATAAATATATTTTTTCATACTATATGGTTTAGAATTAAACACTTTCACAGCAATCGGATTGCGCTTGATTAGCATTGGAATATGTATATGTTCCAGTTAATGTATAGACTCCATGCCCTTCATGTTCCCATGTAAATGCATATCCAGAATTCGCTAATACTAGACCAGAACAACAATCAGAACCATCAGATACTATACTAAATTCAATTGTTTTCCCTGCACTTTTCGTACCACAACCGCACACCTTACTCTGTGGAATACAGTCTATACCAAAGAACATCAGGAGTAGTATAAATAAGTTTTTTAACTTCATAATAGTAATTTTTAGTAGTACAACAAAGCTAAAAAACAAAACAATAAAAACAAATTATTATATTGAAAATCAATAGCTTATAATTATAAAGAAAAAATCAAACCCTTTCTCTCCCCAACTCTATAGCCTCAAGATTTTCTATTTTATCACCATCAATAGTAAAGCGTAGCATGGTACGCACTTGGTGGAAACCATGTACTCCTGCCGCACCAGGATTCATATGCAATACATCTAGTTTTTTATCAAATTGCACTTTAAGTATATGCGAATGCCCACAAATAAATAATTTCGGCGGATTTGCCCTAATTTCATCCCTCACAGCAACATTGTATTTACCGGGATAACCGCCAATATGTGTTATCCAAACATCTACGCCTTCGCACATAAAACGGTTGTTTAATGGGAATTCCTGTCGTGCTTCGTTATTATCAATATTACCATATACGGCGCGTAAAGGTTTCTCTTTTTGTATGGCATCCGTTACTTTAAGGTCGCCAATATCGCCTGCGTGCCACACCTCGTCAGCAAGTCGAACATATTTTAAAATTGTATCGTCTATATGGCTATGCGTATCAGATAATAATAGAATTTTTTTCATACCACAAAAGTAATAAAACTGAGTTGTCACAAATAATGCTTTGTTACACTATAACCATACACAGATTTTTTATAAATTGCCAATTATGAATACGATACAAAAAAAATTAATTCTAGTAAGTATATTATTAGGCATAGGGTTATTAAACAGTTGCAAAAACAATAATGATACTATTGCAATAGAAGACAATAAAACACGGAAAGTAACTATTGCTACTACGAGTAATGAACCTGAATATAAAGAACAAGAGAAGGAAATAGATTATACCAATACTATTACTGACATCTCTAAAACTAATATTCATTTTCCCGATTTTAAAGTAGTAATTCAAGGCTATAAGGGCTACGAGATTGATAGTTATGACGGTGAAATACTAGGTTTATCAGAAAATAATGCATCGTTAGTTAGTAAAGACGATGGGTACGAATATATAGTAGCCAAGCAAGACACCTTGTTTCTGTATGAAACAATGGACGAACGAATAAACGAAAATGCCATAAAAATACTACCCAATACCAACGGAGATACTTTTAAAGTATATGGTGGCTATGTAGGGTTAGTATACGAATTGATTAATACCGAAGGTATGGAGCCAGAAGCCATTAATAAGGCTTACGAAGGTAGTTTGCGTATTAATGAAGTTACAAAGTACATAGCACTTACAGATACTGGTAATTTTAACTTCAAATCATTATCCGATAATGATTTTGAAATCAAAGTACAGAAAGATATTCTGGACAAGGAAACAAACACCACAAAGTATAAAAATGAGCATGTTATATCGTCAACCGAAGAGTTTAAAAAGGTAAAACAAAAATACGGAATGCGTGATACTCTTGTAGAGATTCCTATGGAGTTTACCGAATTTGCTACGCTCACAAAAAATGGGAAACTCTTTAATTATATGTTCGATTCTCATATATTCCGTATCGAACAATATCGTAATAACATAAAAATCAGTACTAAGTATATTGTTATCAATATTATGTATGGTTGTTAGTAATTACAGGTTAAAATTGCATTAAATAGCCTCAATTAAAAAAATGTAAAACTGTATCTTTACAGCTCATTTTAGCACACTATATTGAGGTACTTTATCGAATTTGCATACAACGGAAAAAACTATTGTGGGTGGCAATACCAACCGCACAGCCCCTCGGTGCAAGAAACCCTCAACAAAGCATTATCTACTATATTACGAGCAGATGTAGATATTACAGGTGCAGGACGTACTGATACTGGGGTACACGCCAAACAAATGTATGCACATTTTGATTTTGATGAATTATTTGATACCGATTTGTTGATCCATAAACTGAATGGTTTTTTACCTGATGATATTGTTATCTATCAATTTATACCTGTAGCGAGTACAGCACATGCACGTTTTGATGCAACAAGCCGTACGTACGAATACCACATACACACTTATAAAGATGTTTTTAATAACAAAGGGAGTTGGTACAATAGTAACCCTCTGGATGTAAGTGCAATGAACGAAGTAGCAAAAGTGTTGTTTGAGTACACCGATTTTAAATGTTTTAGTAAAACACATACCGATGTTAAAACCTTTAATTGCGTTATAAAAGAAGCGTATTGGACACAGAACGGGAATCAACTTGTTTTTACCATAAGTGCCGACCGCTTTTTGCGCAATATGGTACGCGCCATAGTAGGTACATTAATACAGGTGGGCATTGGCAAGAAAAATATTGACGACTTTAGAGCAGTTATTGAAAGCCAAGACAGGAGTAATGCTGGCTTCTCCGTTCCTGCGCACGGGCTGTACCTAACCAAGGTAAATTATCCGTACCTTTAAGCCATAAAAGTGACATGAAACCCATAAAGATAAAATCTACATCGTTAAAAAAAGTATTGCGCTTTGCAAAACCCTATAAAAAACGATACATAAGCGTAATACTATTTGCAATACTACTTTCCCTATTTGCAGCACTACGCCCCTATTTATTAAAGCAAACGGTAGATAGTTACGTAAGCACGGGCAATAAAGAAGGTTTACTCCATTACATACTATTAATGGGGTTTGTGCTTTTTTGCGAAGTAGCATCGCAATTTTATTTTGTGTACTGGGCAAACTGGTTAGGGCAGGATATTGTAAAAGATATTCGCGAAAAACTATTCAGCCATATTTCGGCTTTTAAAATGAAGTTTTACGACAGCGAGCCTGTAGGGAAACTCGTAACCCGTACCGTTTTCGATATCGAGTCGATAGCCAAAATATTTAGCCAAGGATTGTTCATGATTATTAGCGACCTGTTTAAAATGGTTGTTGTACTCGGCTTTATGTTTTACATGAACTGGAAACTAACACTAATAGTGCTCCTTGCTATGCCTATATTACTATATGCAATACGCGTTTTTCAGTTAAAAATGAAAGGAGCATTCCAAGAAGTACGTACACAAGTAGCCAACCTAAACACCTTTGTACAAGAAAGGCTAACAGGTATGAAAATTGTACAGCTATTTAACCGTGAGGATATTGAATACGAAAAATTTAAAGTAATAAACAAAAAGCACAATAAAGCATGGCTACGCAACATCCTCTATAACTCCATCTTCTTCCCTATTGCCGATACCATTTCATCCATAACATTAGGATTCATCATTTGGTATGGCGGGCTAAATATTATCAATGGCGATAATATTACAAGTTTTGGCGACCTTTTCGCCTATACCATGCTTATAAGTATGCTATTTAACCCATTACGCCAAATAGCCGATAAATTTAACGAGCTCCAAATGGGTATTATAGCCTCCGATAGGGTTTTAGAGTTACTCGAAATAGAAGAGTTTGTACAAACACAGGGTACCAAACAGGCAAAACACTTTAAAGGTGAAATTACTTTTAAAGATGTACGCTTTGGGTACATTCCCGAAGAAGAAGTTATTAAAGGCATTAACCTCAATGTAAAAGCAGGCGAAACCATAGCTATAGTAGGTGCCACAGGAGCAGGAAAATCGACGATAATTAACTTACTCAATCGTTTTTACGAGATAGATAGCGGTAGCATTATGGTAGATGGTACAAACATCAACCAATTCCAACTAAACAGCTTACGGAAACAAATAGCCATTGTGTTGCAAGACGTTTTCCTGTTTGCAGATAGCATACTCAACAACATTACACTAAATAACCCAAACATTACGCGCAAAGACGTTATACAAGCCGCTAAAGATATTGGCGTAAACGACTTTATTATGAGCCTACCCAACGGTTACGACTACAATGTAAAAGAGCGCGGCGTAATGCTATCCTCAGGGCAACGGCAACTTATCGCATTTTTACGAGCCTATGTAAGCAACCCAAGTATATTAATACTGGACGAAGCAACATCATCCGTAGATACCTATTCGGAAGAACTAATACAAACTGCAACCGAAAAAATTACCCAAGGACGTACCTCCATAGTAATTGCACACCGCTTGGCTACCATTGTAAACGCCGATAAAATTATTGTAATGGACAAAGGCTTAATTGTAGAAGAAGGCACCCATCAACAACTTATTGACCGAGAAACGGGCTACTACAAAAATTTATACGATTCGCAGTTTGCGGTGGAGGCTGGAGAGTAAATTATTTTTTATATCCGACAAAAGTAATAAATTAGTTTAATAACTAATTTAATTACTTATGATTAAAAAAATACAAACTATTAATGACTTTGGAGTTTATAAAGACTTCAACTGGGGAAAAATCTCAAATTTTAAGAAAAAAAATATCCTATACGGCTGGAATTACTCAGGAAAAACAACTTTGTCAAGACTATTTGAGTGTTTGAGAGATAAAAAAGTTCACCCACACTTCGAAAACAGCCAATTTAAAATTATTGTCGAAGAAAACACAGAAATCAATCAAAATAATATAGACACTTCTAATGAAAAAATATTAATCTATAATTCAGATTACATATTAGAAAATTTGCGATGGGACTTAGACAATAAAATTAACGGAATAACATTTGACGTTGGCGAAAAAATTTTAGTAAGAGAAAAAATACAAAAAAACAAGTTAACAATCAGTAAAATAAATGGAAATGAAAATGAGAGTGGTAGAAAAGAAATTTACTTAAATGCTCTTCATAACTTTTATCCTTTTGAAGAATATAAATTTTCAAATGAAGCTAAAAAAATTAAAAATGATATCTTTAATAGCTTAATTGATTTTGATAAGCGTCATTATAAAAAAATTAAGAATGAGGTTATTTCAAATTTAAATGAACACATTTTAGACAACGAAAAACTAATTTACTGCAAAAAAGTATCTATTGCTTCGAACAACAAAGATAAGATTGGTCTAATAGATTATGACATTAACTTAAATAGTATTATTATTTCGGTCAACAATGTGTTGGCTCACGAATTAGATCCTGAAAACATAATTGAAATTTTCTCAACTAGTGTTCAAAGTTGGTTAAAAGAAGGTATACTGTTACATGAAAATGAAAATAATTGCTTGTTTTGCGGCAATAATTTATCCAATATAAGAAAAAAGACCTTAAATGATTATTTATCAAGCGAAGTGTCAAAGCTAAGAGATAGAACTTCTAGCTTAATACTGGAAATCGAAGATGAAATACAAAAGATTAATGAAATAAAGCTCCCTAAAAGTAAAAATGATTTTTTTGAATCTTACCAAAGAGATTATAATTTACAATTAGAGAATTTGAACCAGTATATACCTAAAATTATTGATTACTTCAAATTGCTGATAGATAAACTCAAAGAAAAAGAATCTAATAAAATATTCAAGTCAATAACTGTACACTCACTCGAATCAGAAATAATAAATGAGTTTAAAATCTCAATATTAGCAATAAATAACATTATAAACGACAATAACGATCTAATCGATAATTTTATAGATATTCAAAACGATTCTAGGCTTTTAGTAAAAAAACATTATGTAGCTGACTACCTGATTGAAGAAGATTATCTAATTAAGGAAAAAAAGAAAGATTTTGCAATGCGTTGTTTAGAGCGATACGAAAAGTTGGTAAAAAAGCTTGAAGAAAATAATTATGACCTAGAATCAGAACTAAAAAGTATTACATTAGGGAGAAAAGAATTTAATGATTTTATAAATAAATTTCTAAACAGAGACGATATTAAAATAGAGGTTAGTGAAGACGAAAAGTTTATTTTAAAAAGAGGAAACGTCATTGCTCAAAATTTCAGTGAAGGTGAAAAAACAGCAATCTCTTTTTCGTACTTTTTGGTGACTTTGCAAAGTTTGTTCAAAAAAAATGAACTTTTTGAGTATATCATTTTTATAGATGATCCCATATCTAGTTTAGATATTAATCACATTACACAAGTTTATTCAATAATAAACTCATTTTTTTTCAGAAAAGGAATCGACGAAAATAATAGTGAAAAGATTGTTGAGTGTTTTAAACAATTATTTATATCAACACATAATTCTGATTTTTTTGCTTTTTTAAAAGATTCAAATCGTATAAACAAAAAAAAGAAAATTGATGGTTATCAACAACCTACTTCAGAATATTATTTGATTCAAAAAGTGTCAAAATCTGCATCTGAAATAAAGCCATTACCCAAAAGTCTTAAAAATCATAAATCAGAATATTTATACTTGTTTGAGTTAATTTTCGGTTTTCATTCATCTTTAGATAAAGAGAATGATGAGCGATTAATTCTATTACCTAATGCGATTAGACGATTTTTAGAAATTTATACTTTAATGAAATTACCAAGCTCAACTGATGAGGTTGATAATCGATTAAAAATATTATTCCCTGAATATAGTGAACTAAAAACTTTACATCATTTTTCTCATTTTACAAATCTTGATAAAGTTACAAAACATGATAGCTTGATAATGAATTTACCACAAGCAATAGATGAATTAATCAATATCTTAGAAAAAGATGAAATTCATTTTAATTCGTTAAAATCAGGCTTTAATCTAAACTAATTAAACATTTCCCTCTTTCCAAATAAATACCTAATTTCGTAAACTTAAAAATAAACGAGAAAAAACCATATTCATGAAATACGATGTTATTGTTTTAGGAAGCGGTCCTGGTGGTTATGTAACAGGCATAAGAGCTTCACAGTTAGGCTTAAAAGTAGCCATTGTAGAGAAAGAAAGCCTTGGTGGCGTTTGCCTTAA
The Flavobacterium litorale genome window above contains:
- the truA gene encoding tRNA pseudouridine(38-40) synthase TruA, giving the protein MRYFIEFAYNGKNYCGWQYQPHSPSVQETLNKALSTILRADVDITGAGRTDTGVHAKQMYAHFDFDELFDTDLLIHKLNGFLPDDIVIYQFIPVASTAHARFDATSRTYEYHIHTYKDVFNNKGSWYNSNPLDVSAMNEVAKVLFEYTDFKCFSKTHTDVKTFNCVIKEAYWTQNGNQLVFTISADRFLRNMVRAIVGTLIQVGIGKKNIDDFRAVIESQDRSNAGFSVPAHGLYLTKVNYPYL
- a CDS encoding formimidoylglutamase — translated: METIIQLTATDVTKYTAHRSGEIKFGERIITVPKDADLWDFVRTCDADFVLFGIPEDVGVKANFGRVGASSAWESALKSIVNVQHNKFCKGSKLLLLGHLDTAEALEKASKLDVGTTEGRKALSAIIHAIDKEVSHIICNIITAGKIPIIIGGGHNNAYGNIKGTALAKGKPINAINFDAHTDFRILEGRHSGNGFSYAFEEGFLKKYFIFGLHENYNSKGVLEQIKKLNNRVKYNTYEQIAIRKEKNFSDEMGHALGFIEDESFGIEIDLDALPNVASSAITPSGFSIEKVRQFLHYFGKNSNATYLHICEGAPELGEAKNNHVTGKLIAYLITDFMKSKES
- a CDS encoding DEAD/DEAH box helicase, with the translated sequence MKFEDLNLLKNIQHALADQGYEAPTPIQAQAIPIILEDTDLVGCAQTGTGKTAAFAIPILNQLHRIVGSAKKVKYIRTLIITPTRELALQIGESFDTYGKYTNVRQLTIFGGVNQVPQTDQLKKGVDVLIATPGRLLDLYKQGFINLDHLHHLVLDEADQMLDMGFIHDVKKIVKLTPDNRQTLLFSATMPMAIRELADTFLTNPKYVSVTPVSSTAERVKQQIYFVEKSDKRKLLYHLIRNENLSNVLVFTRTKHGADNAVKALKKNGINAGAIHGDKSQNARVRMLDAFKNKEIAVLVATDIAARGIDIDNLPYVINFDLPNIPETYVHRIGRTGRAGNEGIAISFCSKDELPYLKDIEKLIRLKIKVIDGHPYPHKEETGKNAEEQKPDKRNTNNRNNSSKKSNSRKSTTSKKNKKRWY
- a CDS encoding metallophosphoesterase family protein; this encodes MKKILLLSDTHSHIDDTILKYVRLADEVWHAGDIGDLKVTDAIQKEKPLRAVYGNIDNNEARQEFPLNNRFMCEGVDVWITHIGGYPGKYNVAVRDEIRANPPKLFICGHSHILKVQFDKKLDVLHMNPGAAGVHGFHQVRTMLRFTIDGDKIENLEAIELGRERV
- a CDS encoding ABC transporter ATP-binding protein codes for the protein MKPIKIKSTSLKKVLRFAKPYKKRYISVILFAILLSLFAALRPYLLKQTVDSYVSTGNKEGLLHYILLMGFVLFCEVASQFYFVYWANWLGQDIVKDIREKLFSHISAFKMKFYDSEPVGKLVTRTVFDIESIAKIFSQGLFMIISDLFKMVVVLGFMFYMNWKLTLIVLLAMPILLYAIRVFQLKMKGAFQEVRTQVANLNTFVQERLTGMKIVQLFNREDIEYEKFKVINKKHNKAWLRNILYNSIFFPIADTISSITLGFIIWYGGLNIINGDNITSFGDLFAYTMLISMLFNPLRQIADKFNELQMGIIASDRVLELLEIEEFVQTQGTKQAKHFKGEITFKDVRFGYIPEEEVIKGINLNVKAGETIAIVGATGAGKSTIINLLNRFYEIDSGSIMVDGTNINQFQLNSLRKQIAIVLQDVFLFADSILNNITLNNPNITRKDVIQAAKDIGVNDFIMSLPNGYDYNVKERGVMLSSGQRQLIAFLRAYVSNPSILILDEATSSVDTYSEELIQTATEKITQGRTSIVIAHRLATIVNADKIIVMDKGLIVEEGTHQQLIDRETGYYKNLYDSQFAVEAGE
- a CDS encoding AAA family ATPase produces the protein MIKKIQTINDFGVYKDFNWGKISNFKKKNILYGWNYSGKTTLSRLFECLRDKKVHPHFENSQFKIIVEENTEINQNNIDTSNEKILIYNSDYILENLRWDLDNKINGITFDVGEKILVREKIQKNKLTISKINGNENESGRKEIYLNALHNFYPFEEYKFSNEAKKIKNDIFNSLIDFDKRHYKKIKNEVISNLNEHILDNEKLIYCKKVSIASNNKDKIGLIDYDINLNSIIISVNNVLAHELDPENIIEIFSTSVQSWLKEGILLHENENNCLFCGNNLSNIRKKTLNDYLSSEVSKLRDRTSSLILEIEDEIQKINEIKLPKSKNDFFESYQRDYNLQLENLNQYIPKIIDYFKLLIDKLKEKESNKIFKSITVHSLESEIINEFKISILAINNIINDNNDLIDNFIDIQNDSRLLVKKHYVADYLIEEDYLIKEKKKDFAMRCLERYEKLVKKLEENNYDLESELKSITLGRKEFNDFINKFLNRDDIKIEVSEDEKFILKRGNVIAQNFSEGEKTAISFSYFLVTLQSLFKKNELFEYIIFIDDPISSLDINHITQVYSIINSFFFRKGIDENNSEKIVECFKQLFISTHNSDFFAFLKDSNRINKKKKIDGYQQPTSEYYLIQKVSKSASEIKPLPKSLKNHKSEYLYLFELIFGFHSSLDKENDERLILLPNAIRRFLEIYTLMKLPSSTDEVDNRLKILFPEYSELKTLHHFSHFTNLDKVTKHDSLIMNLPQAIDELINILEKDEIHFNSLKSGFNLN
- the hutI gene encoding imidazolonepropionase, whose protein sequence is MKLLITNIATLLQIRDAGIDKVAGAAMAELPLLENAWLLLEDDIIADFGTMDSCPNVAGAEVINATGKTVLPTWCDSHTHIVYAGNREREFVDRINGLSYEEIALRGGGILNSAKKLNETSEDDLYEQSKIRLEEVMQQGTGAVEIKSGYGLTVDAELKMLRVIKRLRQEYPIAIKATFLGAHAFPAEYKENHSGYIDLIVNEMLPKVAEEQLADYIDAFCETGYFSVEETERIMEAGKKYGLQAKIHVNQFTAINGIAACVKHDALSVDHLEIVTDEDIEVLKGTRTMPVALPTCSFFISIPYTPARKMINAGLPLALATDFNPGTTPSGNMNLVVATACIKMKMTPEEAINAATINGAYAMGLSETHGSITRGKKANLIITKSLSSYYQLPYAFGSNLIDTVIINGKVIR